One Serinicoccus chungangensis genomic window carries:
- a CDS encoding glycosyltransferase family 4 protein, with the protein MSEQLTSKEAVLQEERARAARRVGGLSDARSSLEQLNLDLRGHLDVSKQRLAAMRARAERAEQRAERAEQRAQAQREQRLKQIEQAQVVKKQFAAFKELTAERREKLLGSLTSTRERLAATTELWTVARRYYALFRQGLLYDEIAKSDVDLAADTYLCLLPSTVPAALVLSRKFGGRVICDCVENVEVHRHSLAPNLSPAALEMVNTTAYGALAQCDGLMTVSSSVATTLERFGPPVRLQPNYRRLESPAPSGTLRDRCGVGEDATILITTGNVVEGFETLVDALALLPDSFHLVALVRLSPAAYEERVREHISRRGMTARVHLLGFAPYDELPGLLMDADLGIIMLDPGNANHSVALPNRVFDFVTSVLPFVAPPLPEFEAFVTEHRCGSITHDLTPEGWAKEIASALTHTSARRSAAHVARQSLTWESQEEALVHFLGEPGSVTMLGFRDLTRYQRFLRIAQTLGTRGTQVKAVFFSENPAEVNIPNTEFFYFSDRYGRGSGLQRLHSHD; encoded by the coding sequence TTGTCCGAGCAGCTGACGTCGAAGGAAGCGGTGCTTCAGGAAGAGCGTGCGCGGGCTGCGCGTAGGGTCGGAGGTCTCTCCGACGCGCGCAGCAGCCTCGAACAACTGAATCTGGATCTGCGTGGCCACCTGGATGTCTCCAAGCAACGACTCGCGGCCATGAGGGCTCGGGCCGAGCGTGCCGAGCAACGCGCCGAACGCGCGGAACAGCGCGCACAGGCGCAGCGCGAGCAGAGGCTGAAACAGATCGAGCAGGCGCAGGTCGTCAAGAAGCAGTTCGCCGCGTTCAAGGAGTTGACAGCCGAGCGACGGGAGAAATTGCTTGGCAGTCTCACCAGCACCCGCGAACGCTTGGCCGCGACGACCGAGCTCTGGACCGTCGCTCGCCGCTACTACGCACTTTTTCGACAAGGCCTCCTTTACGATGAGATCGCTAAGAGTGATGTCGATCTGGCGGCCGATACCTACCTGTGCCTCCTGCCGAGTACTGTGCCTGCCGCCCTGGTCCTGAGCCGGAAGTTCGGTGGACGCGTCATCTGTGACTGCGTCGAGAATGTCGAGGTGCACCGACATTCTCTAGCCCCCAACCTGAGTCCGGCGGCGTTGGAGATGGTCAACACCACCGCGTACGGCGCCCTGGCCCAGTGTGACGGACTGATGACTGTCAGCTCCTCTGTAGCCACAACCTTGGAGCGATTCGGCCCCCCTGTGCGATTGCAGCCGAACTACCGTCGCCTGGAGTCTCCGGCACCCTCAGGCACGTTGCGAGATCGCTGCGGCGTCGGCGAAGACGCCACGATTCTCATCACGACAGGAAACGTGGTGGAGGGTTTCGAGACGCTGGTGGACGCGTTGGCGCTCCTGCCGGACTCCTTCCACTTAGTGGCTCTCGTGCGACTGAGTCCCGCCGCCTACGAGGAGCGAGTGCGCGAGCACATCTCGCGGCGCGGAATGACGGCCCGAGTCCACCTCCTCGGCTTTGCCCCCTACGACGAACTACCGGGGCTCCTGATGGACGCGGATCTCGGGATCATCATGCTCGACCCTGGGAACGCGAACCACTCGGTGGCTCTCCCCAACCGCGTCTTCGACTTCGTCACTTCCGTACTGCCCTTCGTCGCTCCCCCCTTGCCGGAGTTCGAAGCCTTCGTCACGGAGCACAGGTGCGGTTCCATCACCCACGACCTGACCCCCGAAGGGTGGGCCAAGGAGATCGCCTCCGCACTCACCCACACGTCGGCCAGGCGCTCGGCTGCTCACGTCGCTCGACAGTCGCTCACCTGGGAGAGTCAAGAGGAGGCTCTCGTCCATTTCCTCGGTGAGCCCGGGAGCGTCACCATGCTCGGGTTTCGGGATCTGACTCGTTACCAGCGTTTCCTGCGCATCGCCCAGACCCTCGGGACTCGCGGCACGCAGGTGAAGGCGGTGTTCTTCTCCGAGAACCCGGCCGAGGTCAATATTCCTAACACCGAGTTCTTCTACTTCTCGGATCGCTACGGGCGCGGTTCCGGGCTGCAACGTCTTCACAGCCATGACTGA
- a CDS encoding glycosyltransferase translates to MTLLDLGAQVTVVNTPPREDFFLGLSSPRLSATFVEVRSAAMRYQMWMTRQNTLRRARWDQEAQLRRERAGKPRPVAPAWMLTGGRVATLAYGWWTSRRGRRIRTLATKRWPIFKRWWIRRGRAARKQRDLTVRNALRQFHTLNRFVDFWRLTPSVIEAHSPDLIVSSDLPGLVGASIAARRMRRPHLHDCHELYLESTAFRPHERALLWPVERHYMRRADSIVVVNTTIRDEYRRRYGVDGVVLRNCSPPVPTSVRQRPMDLNAMLGLDADKRIVLYQGGLVAGRGLDVCVRAVSHFPDDAHLVLLGNGALREELLALATQLGVRARVHDLPAVPPAQLPSWTAAASVGLIPYQPVSKNNMYALPNKAFEYPNSGVPFVASRLPEIARLVDAWRCGETYDSFDEIELSNAVHRVLDSRFHAAYRERALHFAAMNSWHAERRILVAEIERLTCRP, encoded by the coding sequence GTGACACTTCTGGACCTCGGGGCTCAGGTGACCGTCGTCAACACCCCGCCGCGCGAGGATTTCTTTCTCGGCCTGTCCAGTCCACGGCTCAGCGCCACCTTCGTCGAGGTCCGGTCTGCAGCAATGCGATACCAGATGTGGATGACCCGACAGAACACCCTGCGAAGAGCCCGTTGGGACCAGGAGGCGCAGCTGCGACGGGAACGCGCGGGCAAGCCGCGTCCCGTAGCTCCTGCCTGGATGCTGACAGGCGGGCGCGTCGCAACACTGGCTTACGGCTGGTGGACGTCCCGGCGTGGGCGCCGCATCCGCACCCTCGCCACGAAGCGGTGGCCGATCTTCAAGCGTTGGTGGATCCGGCGCGGTCGTGCGGCGAGGAAGCAGCGCGACCTGACCGTCCGGAATGCCTTGCGCCAGTTTCACACCCTCAACAGGTTCGTCGATTTCTGGCGCCTCACACCATCCGTCATCGAGGCACATTCCCCTGACCTCATCGTCAGTTCTGACCTTCCAGGTCTCGTGGGGGCCAGCATCGCCGCCCGCCGGATGCGCCGACCGCACCTGCACGACTGTCATGAGCTGTACTTGGAGAGCACGGCATTCAGGCCCCACGAGCGAGCACTCCTGTGGCCCGTCGAGCGGCACTACATGCGCCGTGCCGACTCGATCGTCGTCGTGAACACCACCATCAGGGACGAGTATCGACGACGGTACGGAGTAGATGGCGTAGTCCTGCGCAACTGCTCCCCGCCAGTGCCGACGTCGGTGCGCCAAAGACCTATGGACCTCAATGCCATGTTGGGGCTGGACGCTGACAAGCGCATCGTGCTGTATCAGGGCGGGCTGGTGGCCGGCCGTGGTCTTGACGTGTGCGTCCGTGCCGTGTCCCACTTTCCCGACGACGCGCACCTAGTTCTCCTCGGGAACGGCGCGCTGCGGGAAGAGCTCTTGGCACTCGCAACGCAGCTAGGGGTGAGGGCACGAGTCCACGACCTTCCGGCCGTGCCGCCGGCCCAACTCCCGTCGTGGACTGCTGCAGCCTCAGTCGGGCTCATTCCCTACCAGCCGGTCTCCAAGAACAACATGTACGCGCTGCCCAACAAGGCCTTCGAATATCCGAACTCCGGGGTTCCTTTCGTAGCATCTAGACTCCCTGAGATCGCGCGCCTTGTGGATGCGTGGCGGTGCGGCGAAACCTATGACTCTTTTGACGAGATTGAGCTTTCCAACGCGGTTCACCGAGTCCTGGACTCACGCTTTCACGCGGCATATCGAGAGCGGGCGCTGCACTTCGCCGCCATGAATTCCTGGCACGCCGAGAGGCGTATCCTGGTTGCCGAGATCGAACGTCTGACCTGCCGCCCCTGA
- a CDS encoding gfo/Idh/MocA family oxidoreductase, whose protein sequence is MLEEVDLIAVASAEALGADSKRLAPTAVREVVGAGVDCAIVAGPLCLGQDAAEMFIDAGVHCLLTQPCALALESLPDVSRWFEDAGLIGAVGNLDRYTPAVQELRRRLALGQLGALYQISTRREGGASARDQDALTLQDVTAQNLDLTTWLAASPYRTISAVSTGPVGRRGAEMISVTGSLSDDKVVNHVVNDLSPLFEHVISVTGERGHLIADLGRSTLTFHASVTHPADAWETATLFRRVGEGDEIRYVLRQTEPLRLQHQVFWEAVRGQGCDVVTFREGAHTLSVMKAVMMSTRTGNAVQVGPVSGVGRVAEPA, encoded by the coding sequence ATGCTCGAAGAAGTGGACCTGATCGCCGTCGCCAGCGCTGAGGCTCTCGGGGCGGATTCCAAGCGTCTCGCGCCGACCGCAGTGCGAGAGGTCGTGGGCGCCGGTGTCGACTGTGCCATCGTGGCGGGTCCTCTCTGCCTCGGCCAAGACGCGGCTGAGATGTTTATCGACGCCGGCGTGCACTGCCTTCTGACCCAGCCGTGTGCTCTGGCCTTGGAGTCCTTGCCAGACGTCAGCCGGTGGTTCGAGGACGCAGGCCTCATCGGAGCGGTGGGCAACCTTGATCGATACACGCCAGCCGTGCAGGAGCTGCGGCGCAGATTGGCACTGGGCCAGTTGGGAGCCCTTTACCAGATCAGCACGCGCCGGGAGGGGGGGGCCTCGGCTCGCGACCAGGACGCGCTGACCCTCCAGGATGTCACGGCGCAGAACCTCGACCTCACGACCTGGTTGGCGGCCTCGCCGTATCGCACCATCAGCGCCGTTTCCACGGGTCCAGTGGGACGCCGCGGGGCGGAGATGATCTCCGTGACCGGCTCGTTGTCGGACGACAAGGTGGTCAACCACGTCGTCAATGACTTGTCCCCCCTGTTCGAGCACGTCATCTCTGTCACGGGCGAGCGCGGCCACCTGATCGCCGACCTCGGCAGATCGACCTTGACATTCCATGCCAGCGTGACTCATCCAGCTGACGCATGGGAGACGGCGACACTGTTCCGGCGGGTCGGTGAAGGGGACGAGATTCGGTACGTGTTGAGGCAGACCGAGCCGCTGCGCCTGCAGCATCAAGTCTTCTGGGAGGCTGTTCGCGGCCAGGGATGCGATGTCGTCACCTTCCGGGAAGGAGCGCATACCCTCAGCGTCATGAAAGCGGTCATGATGTCCACGCGAACGGGCAACGCTGTCCAGGTAGGGCCAGTCTCGGGTGTGGGACGAGTAGCCGAGCCAGCATGA